The Streptomyces armeniacus genomic interval CCGGCCCCGCGGAGACCGAGGCACACCCGGCGAGCACCGGGGCCGACGAGGCCGGCGCGGCCGTACGGGACGACCCGCCTCTTNNNNNNNNNNNNNNNNNNNNNNNNNGGACTCCTATCTCGTAGNNNNNNNNNNNNNNNNNAAAAAAAATAACGCCTACCAGGCGGGTAGTAGGCATCGATCCCCGCCGAAGCCGACGTCATCACAGCCTCGGTACGCAGCGGATTGATCTCCGAAACCGCGCCGACGAAGGTCGTCTTACCCACGCCGAACCCACCAGCCACCACGATCTTGGCCGAGGTCGTGGAGCGGGCAGCCGCACCGCCGCTAGAGCTTGCGAAGTCCACTGAGCACCCTTTCGAGCAGTGTCACGTCTGGCTGGCCGTCTGCGGTGGAGTCGTCACCACCAGGCTGGTGGATGGCAACGAGTCCGGCCTCGGCCAGGTCGGCGACGAGGATCCGGGCGACGCCGAGCGGAATGGAGAGGAGCGCCGAGATTTCGGCGACCGACTTGATCTCGTAGCACAGCCGGCAGATCCGCTGGTGCTCGGGCAACTGGCCCTGGAGCTGGGCGAATTCGGCGGTCGTGCTCACCAGTGCCTCGATGGCGAGCTGGTACCGAGGACGGGTCCGGCCACCCGTCATGGCGTACGGCCGCACCAGCTGCTGCGGCTCGCCACGCCCGTCCGCGCCGCTCTGTTCGGAGCGGGGCCGGGGCGGCTGCACCGGCTGGATGCGGGAGGGGGACGGCGGCGGCTGGTGGGGCCGGGACTGTGGGGCCGACTCCGGTGCGGAGTACGGCTGTTGACCGTGCTGGGGCTGCTGGGGCTGCCCCGGCTGGTAGTGCTGCTGCGACGCATGCTGCCCACGCTGCCCCTGTGACTGCTGGGGCGGCTGTGGTTCCTGCTGCTGCCGCTGGCCGCGCACGTGATCGCTGGGCGCGGAGGGGAAGTTGTAGCGCTTCAGGGGCGCGCCCTGAGACTGCTGCTGGTCACGGCCACTTCCGTACGACGGACCGCCTGGGGGCGTTGTCACGTTTCCTCCTCCGGCTCACGGACTAGCGGGCCACACTTGCCAGTTACTGCCTCAGCATCCGAGCGGACACCGCGTCCCCGCACCTTATGGGGCGGAGACGCAATGCGCACGGCCTGTCTCATGTTTGCGCACTAGTTGAGAAGGCTTCCTTGAAGCTCGGCACGGAGGTCGGGGGTGAGGACGGTGCCCGCACGGTCGACGAGCAGCGCCATCTCGTACCCGACAAGACCGATATCGGCCTCCGGATGCGCGAGCACCGCCAGCGACGAACCGTCCGAGATGGACATGATGAAGAGGAACCCCCGCTCCATCTCCACCACCGTCTGGTTCACGAGGCCGCCCTCGAAGATCCGGGACGCGCCCGCGGTGAGCGAGGTCAGACCCGACGCGACAGCCGCCAGCTGGTCGGCCCGGTCGCGCGGGAAGCCCTCGGACAACGCGAGAAGCAGTCCGTCGGCGGAGACCACCACCGTGTGCGACACACCCGGGGTGTTGTCCACGAAGTTGGTGATCAACCAGTTCAGGTTCTGCGCCGCCTGGCTCATCGGGCTCACACTAACGCTCCTGATCGTAGGTGCTGCCGGGGCCGTAGCCCTGTCGGTCATTCTGGGTGTTCTCGCCTGCGGTGCGTCCTCTGCGGATGCCGCGGTGCAGGTTACTCAGCCTGCCGCGGACGTCCTCCGGCGCCCTGGACACCTGCGGGCCGCCCTGCGCGTTCTGCTCCGCGGTGCCCTCGACCAGGTTGGCCTTGGGCACCCGCAGGGGGAGGCCGGACTCGGTGACGCCTCCGGCTTCCGGTTTGCGGAGCTTGCCGGCCCGGCTCCAGCGCTCGTCGTTGGCCGACTGCCAGCCGGGATCCGCGCCTTCCTGCGGGTCCTGCTGTGGCGCTGGGGACGCCTGGGACGACCGTGACGGCAGCGCCAGTGGAGATTCCGCTTGCGGCTGCTGCGGTGCATCCGGACCCCCTTCGGGCTGCGGCCGTCCACGGTCCCGCTGCGGCAGACCCGCGCCGGTCGTAGAGCGGACACTGCTCGGAGAAGGGCCCAGACGGTCGAAGCCTACGCGGTCGCGGGCTGCGTCGGGAACGCTCTCGGCGGATTCCGCTTGTGGCTGTACGGGCTGCTGCGCACCGTACGAGGAGGGTTCCGGGGCGTAGTCGGACGGCGGGTAGCCGGGCTGCTGGTAGCCGTCCACGGGGGCGTACTGGCCCGTGTGCTCCGGGGAGTAGCCGCCGGGGTCGTAGCCGGGCTGGGGGGCGTAGCCCTGCCCGCCGTCGTAGCCGGGCTGGTTCTCGTAGCCGCTCTGGCCGTCGTGCCCCTGCCGGCCGTCGTACCCTGGCTGACCCTCGTAGCCCGGCTGGTAGCCGCCCTGGCCCGGGTCGTAGCCGTACGGCACCGGCTGCTGCCCCTGGCCGCCCGGCTGCGCCTGGCCCTGGCCGTAGTCCTGCTGCTGCGCCTCCAGCGCGGCACGGCGCTCGTCGCGCTGCAGGGAGCGGCCGACCGGGTCGAGCGCCGACGGGTCCGCCGAGGGGCCGTCAGGGCCGTAGCGGGAGTCGTCGAAGCCGAGGTCGGCCGCGGACGGCAGATGCCTGTCGAACA includes:
- a CDS encoding DUF742 domain-containing protein, whose amino-acid sequence is MTTPPGGPSYGSGRDQQQSQGAPLKRYNFPSAPSDHVRGQRQQQEPQPPQQSQGQRGQHASQQHYQPGQPQQPQHGQQPYSAPESAPQSRPHQPPPSPSRIQPVQPPRPRSEQSGADGRGEPQQLVRPYAMTGGRTRPRYQLAIEALVSTTAEFAQLQGQLPEHQRICRLCYEIKSVAEISALLSIPLGVARILVADLAEAGLVAIHQPGGDDSTADGQPDVTLLERVLSGLRKL
- a CDS encoding roadblock/LC7 domain-containing protein; translated protein: MSQAAQNLNWLITNFVDNTPGVSHTVVVSADGLLLALSEGFPRDRADQLAAVASGLTSLTAGASRIFEGGLVNQTVVEMERGFLFIMSISDGSSLAVLAHPEADIGLVGYEMALLVDRAGTVLTPDLRAELQGSLLN